One segment of Streptomyces sp. NA02950 DNA contains the following:
- a CDS encoding IclR family transcriptional regulator, whose protein sequence is MGAQAGPTLITSVQRAFRLMEAVGAHEGGAPAKLLAREVGLPLATTYHLLRTLAHDGYVNRLPDGGFVIGDKLHSLQTGAQGQALLSRVRPALAALRDELSAAVYLTFYEDGEIRVAEIADGPRAPRVDLWVGFEDAGHATALGKCVLRELDDDARHDYLSRHPLAGLTPRTVTRPAELLRRLDVRPQPSLVADVEEYALGTVCFAVPVYSGDRLGSLGISLRADRVAPLTRGDDERLERVRKRLLPTADRVTRGLSLTI, encoded by the coding sequence ATGGGTGCTCAGGCGGGCCCTACGCTCATCACCTCCGTACAGCGAGCCTTCCGCTTGATGGAAGCCGTGGGCGCACATGAGGGCGGTGCGCCGGCGAAGCTGCTGGCACGTGAGGTGGGGCTGCCCCTGGCCACCACCTACCACCTGCTGCGGACCCTGGCGCACGACGGCTATGTGAACCGGCTGCCCGACGGCGGCTTTGTGATCGGCGACAAGCTGCACTCCCTCCAGACCGGCGCCCAGGGCCAGGCGCTGCTGTCCCGTGTCCGCCCCGCCCTCGCCGCACTGCGCGACGAGCTGTCGGCCGCCGTCTACCTCACCTTCTACGAGGACGGCGAGATCCGGGTCGCGGAGATCGCGGACGGTCCGCGGGCGCCGCGGGTCGATCTGTGGGTGGGGTTCGAGGACGCCGGGCACGCCACCGCGCTGGGCAAATGTGTACTGCGCGAGCTGGATGACGACGCCCGCCACGACTACCTCTCCCGCCATCCGCTCGCCGGACTCACTCCCCGGACCGTCACCCGCCCCGCCGAGTTGCTGCGCCGTCTCGACGTCAGGCCCCAGCCCTCGCTCGTGGCGGACGTGGAGGAGTACGCGCTCGGCACGGTCTGCTTCGCGGTGCCGGTGTACAGCGGGGACCGGCTCGGCTCGCTCGGGATCTCCCTGCGGGCGGACCGGGTCGCGCCGCTCACCCGTGGCGACGACGAGCGGCTGGAACGGGTCCGGAAGCGGCTGCTCCCCACCGCGGACCGGGTGACCAGGGGTCTTTCGCTCACTATCTGA